One genomic window of Peromyscus maniculatus bairdii isolate BWxNUB_F1_BW_parent chromosome 2, HU_Pman_BW_mat_3.1, whole genome shotgun sequence includes the following:
- the Nkain1 gene encoding sodium/potassium-transporting ATPase subunit beta-1-interacting protein 1 isoform X1, whose protein sequence is MGKCSGRCTLVAFCCLQLVAALQRQIFDFLGYQWAPILANFLHIMAVILGIFGTVQYRSRYLILYAAWLVLWVGWNAFIICFYLEVGQLSQDRDFIMTFNTSLHRSWWMENGPGCLVTPVLNSRLALEDHHVISVTGCLLDYPYIEALSSALQIFLALFGFVFACYVSKVFLEEEDSFDFIGGFDSYGYQAPQKTSHLQLQPLYTSG, encoded by the exons GTGGCTGCACTCCAGCGACAGATCTTCGATTTCCTGGGCTACCAGTGGGCTCCCATCCTGGCCAACTTCCTACATATCATGGCTGTCATCCTGGGCATCTTTGGCACCGTGCAGTATCGGTCCCGGTATCTCATCCTG TACGCAGCCTGGCTGGTGCTCTGGGTTGGCTGGAATGCCTTCATCATCTGCTTCTACCTGGAGGTTGGGCAGCTATCCCAG GACCGGGACTTCATCATGACCTTCAACACATCCCTGCATCGCTCGTGGTGGATGGAGAATGGGCCGGGCTGCCTGGTGACTCCTGTTCTGAACTCACGCCTAGCCCTGGAGGACCACCATGTCATCTCCGTCACTGGCTGCCTGCTTGATTATCCTTACATCGAAGCCCTCAGCAGTGCTCTGCAGATCTTCCTAGCC CTGTTCGGCTTCGTGTTTGCCTGTTACGTGAGCAAAGTGTTCCTGGAAGAGGAGGACAGCT TTGACTTCATCGGTGGCTTTGACTCCTATGGGTACCAGGCGCCGCAGAAGACGTCGCATTTACAGCTGCAGCCTCTGTACAC GTCGGGGTAG
- the Nkain1 gene encoding sodium/potassium-transporting ATPase subunit beta-1-interacting protein 1 isoform X2, translated as MTFNTSLHRSWWMENGPGCLVTPVLNSRLALEDHHVISVTGCLLDYPYIEALSSALQIFLALFGFVFACYVSKVFLEEEDSFDFIGGFDSYGYQAPQKTSHLQLQPLYTSG; from the exons ATGACCTTCAACACATCCCTGCATCGCTCGTGGTGGATGGAGAATGGGCCGGGCTGCCTGGTGACTCCTGTTCTGAACTCACGCCTAGCCCTGGAGGACCACCATGTCATCTCCGTCACTGGCTGCCTGCTTGATTATCCTTACATCGAAGCCCTCAGCAGTGCTCTGCAGATCTTCCTAGCC CTGTTCGGCTTCGTGTTTGCCTGTTACGTGAGCAAAGTGTTCCTGGAAGAGGAGGACAGCT TTGACTTCATCGGTGGCTTTGACTCCTATGGGTACCAGGCGCCGCAGAAGACGTCGCATTTACAGCTGCAGCCTCTGTACAC GTCGGGGTAG